A genomic stretch from Kovacikia minuta CCNUW1 includes:
- a CDS encoding SfnB family sulfur acquisition oxidoreductase, which translates to MTFVLEPPVSARVIRSDAEAIAVAQELADEFEKDASERDRKRQLPYAEVQKLSQSGLLAITVPKEYGGAGVSNVTLVDVLKILSEGDSSLGQIPQNHLYSVEALRIDGTEAQKQFFFDLILKGMRFGNAFSERGTKNVQDIKTRLTPDGSDYVLNGQKFYSTGALFAHWIPVLCLMDVNGEAKPAIAHLERDSEGVNIIDDWSCFGQKGTGSGTTIFENARVKAEHILPHYPAFERPTTMGAFSQVMHAAVDVGIAGGALRDAIRFVRANPRPWIDAGTEYAYEDPLLIHRFGEMTLKLHAAEAILRRSGEFLDRAFAEMNTENCAAASIAVAEAKAISEEAAIFITNSLFEMAGTKSTMGELNLDRHWRNARALTVHDPSRWKFYAIGNYYLNNANPPRHGYI; encoded by the coding sequence TCGCAAGCGGCAATTGCCCTATGCAGAAGTCCAAAAGCTTTCCCAAAGCGGATTACTGGCGATTACCGTGCCGAAGGAATATGGCGGTGCAGGCGTCTCGAATGTCACCTTGGTAGATGTGCTGAAAATTCTCTCGGAAGGTGATTCTAGCCTGGGGCAAATTCCGCAGAATCATCTCTACTCAGTCGAAGCTCTGCGAATTGATGGCACCGAGGCACAAAAGCAATTTTTCTTTGATTTGATTTTGAAGGGAATGCGGTTTGGGAATGCCTTCTCGGAACGGGGGACAAAGAACGTTCAGGATATCAAAACCCGATTAACGCCCGATGGCTCAGACTACGTGCTGAATGGACAAAAGTTTTACTCCACAGGAGCTTTGTTTGCCCACTGGATTCCGGTGCTGTGCTTGATGGATGTCAACGGCGAAGCGAAGCCTGCGATCGCCCATTTAGAACGCGACAGTGAAGGCGTTAATATCATTGATGATTGGTCCTGTTTTGGGCAAAAGGGAACGGGTAGCGGCACCACCATTTTTGAAAATGCCAGAGTCAAGGCAGAGCATATTCTGCCCCACTATCCCGCCTTTGAACGTCCCACCACAATGGGCGCATTCTCCCAGGTGATGCATGCGGCTGTGGATGTGGGCATTGCCGGTGGTGCCCTCAGGGATGCTATTCGCTTTGTCCGTGCCAATCCCCGCCCCTGGATTGATGCAGGCACAGAGTATGCCTACGAAGACCCGTTACTGATTCATCGATTTGGTGAGATGACCTTGAAGCTGCATGCAGCAGAGGCAATTTTGCGGCGATCGGGTGAGTTTCTTGATCGAGCCTTTGCAGAAATGAATACAGAAAACTGTGCAGCCGCTTCGATCGCCGTTGCTGAAGCAAAAGCCATAAGTGAAGAGGCAGCAATTTTTATTACCAATTCACTATTTGAAATGGCTGGGACAAAATCAACAATGGGTGAATTAAATCTCGATCGTCATTGGCGTAATGCCCGTGCCCTTACAGTTCACGATCCATCCCGCTGGAAATTTTATGCCATTGGAAATTACTATCTCAACAATGCTAATCCTCCCCGACATGGCTATATCTAG
- the ssuE gene encoding NADPH-dependent FMN reductase — MATILAISGSPSHPSKTFGILEYAASLLRQENFQVDIVSARDFPAEDLVFGRYDSPSLDPVKAQIEKADGLLIATPIYKAAYTGLLKSFLDLLPQKALYGKAILPIATGGTIAHLLAIDYALKPVLSELGARHLLGGVYAVDKQIQRLENGGVQLDEEIEQRLKHSLRDFVQAITNAQPTSRELAYAK; from the coding sequence ATGGCAACCATACTCGCGATTTCTGGCAGCCCATCCCACCCCTCTAAAACGTTTGGAATTCTAGAGTATGCGGCTTCTTTGCTGCGGCAGGAAAACTTTCAGGTTGACATTGTTTCCGCGCGTGATTTTCCGGCAGAGGATTTGGTCTTTGGACGTTACGACAGTCCATCACTCGATCCTGTAAAAGCGCAAATTGAAAAAGCCGATGGATTGCTCATTGCCACCCCCATTTACAAAGCAGCTTATACAGGTTTATTGAAATCATTTCTGGATTTGTTGCCCCAAAAGGCATTATATGGCAAAGCAATTTTACCCATTGCCACTGGAGGCACGATCGCCCATCTGCTGGCGATCGACTACGCCCTGAAACCTGTGCTGTCTGAGTTAGGCGCACGTCATTTGTTAGGTGGTGTTTATGCCGTAGATAAGCAGATTCAGCGATTGGAGAATGGCGGTGTCCAACTTGATGAAGAAATTGAGCAACGATTGAAACATTCCTTGCGTGATTTTGTGCAGGCGATCACGAATGCTCAGCCTACCTCCAGGGAATTAGCCTACGCAAAATAA
- a CDS encoding beta-class carbonic anhydrase: MSSVVQEVLSANQAYVANFGDKGNLPLPPGRRIAILTCMDARLDPAKYAGLVEGDAHIIRNAGGRASDDAIRSLVISYKLLGTNEWFVIHHTDCGMQLFTDEIIRGLLANSLETATIDENGWGDVGQGPGSPEAEFVDWLTFRDLTESVYIDVKRIRNHPLVPHTIPIHGYIYDVKTGQLIEVPKATEVGQVSSARTVAVATYA; this comes from the coding sequence ATGAGTTCAGTTGTGCAAGAAGTCCTGTCTGCGAATCAAGCATACGTTGCGAACTTTGGTGATAAAGGTAATCTCCCCCTGCCGCCGGGTCGCCGAATTGCCATCCTGACCTGTATGGATGCGCGCCTTGACCCCGCCAAGTATGCCGGATTGGTTGAGGGTGATGCCCATATAATTCGGAATGCAGGTGGACGTGCCAGCGATGATGCCATTCGATCGCTGGTCATTTCCTATAAGCTGCTGGGGACGAACGAGTGGTTTGTGATCCACCATACGGATTGCGGTATGCAGCTTTTTACCGATGAAATTATTCGTGGACTGCTGGCAAATAGTCTGGAAACGGCAACCATAGACGAAAATGGTTGGGGCGATGTCGGCCAGGGACCTGGTTCACCGGAAGCTGAATTTGTGGACTGGCTAACCTTCAGAGATCTGACAGAAAGCGTCTACATTGATGTCAAGCGCATTCGTAACCATCCTCTGGTTCCCCACACCATTCCCATTCACGGCTACATCTATGATGTGAAGACAGGGCAGTTAATTGAAGTGCCCAAGGCGACTGAGGTTGGGCAAGTAAGTTCGGCCAGAACGGTAGCCGTGGCAACCTACGCCTAG
- a CDS encoding tryptophanase has translation MKTMIEPFRIKMVEPIRFTVRSERETLLQTAGLNLFRLRAEDVTIDLLTDSGTGAMSSDAWAALVQGDESYAGAKSWYRFEAAVQKIFGFPHVIPTHQGRAAERLFASLLIRPGMVIPNNTHFDTTRANIEVAGGKAIDLPCPEASDLALEAPFKGDMDVAALELLIANVGAHHIPAILLTITNNSGGGQPVSMANIRAVSKLAHFHGIPLYIDACRFAENAYFIQQREAGYQQMPVAEIVQELFAYADGCLMSAKKDAFANIGGFLCTRDAQLAEEWRRLLILTEGFPTYGGLAGRDLEAIAVGLHEVLDENYLRYRIASTGYVAERLHQLGIPAVRPAGGHAVYIDARRFLPHIQPLQYPGQALAVELYLEAGIRTVEVGTVMFGRDAHTGTEQPAKWDLLRLSMPRRVYTQSHMDYVIEAIALVWQRREQIRGLKIVNQPPYLRHFSAQFEWI, from the coding sequence ATGAAAACCATGATTGAACCTTTTCGGATCAAAATGGTCGAACCCATTCGGTTCACCGTTCGATCGGAACGGGAAACCCTTTTACAAACCGCAGGACTCAATCTGTTTCGGCTACGGGCAGAAGATGTCACCATTGACCTGCTGACCGATTCTGGCACCGGAGCCATGTCATCCGATGCGTGGGCCGCTCTTGTGCAAGGGGATGAATCCTATGCGGGAGCAAAAAGCTGGTATCGCTTTGAAGCCGCAGTTCAGAAGATCTTTGGCTTTCCGCACGTTATTCCAACCCACCAGGGTCGTGCTGCCGAGCGCCTATTTGCCAGCCTGTTGATCAGACCGGGAATGGTGATTCCAAACAACACCCATTTCGATACCACCCGTGCCAACATTGAGGTGGCTGGAGGTAAAGCGATCGATCTCCCCTGCCCAGAAGCAAGTGATCTGGCGCTAGAGGCTCCGTTTAAAGGAGACATGGACGTTGCTGCGCTGGAACTGCTGATTGCGAACGTTGGCGCACATCACATTCCCGCCATTCTGTTGACGATTACCAATAATTCAGGAGGCGGACAACCTGTTTCAATGGCAAACATTCGGGCAGTCAGTAAGCTGGCTCATTTTCATGGGATTCCACTTTACATTGATGCCTGCCGATTTGCTGAAAATGCCTATTTCATTCAGCAGCGTGAAGCGGGTTATCAGCAGATGCCGGTGGCAGAAATTGTCCAGGAACTATTTGCCTACGCAGATGGCTGCTTGATGTCTGCGAAAAAAGATGCATTTGCCAATATTGGCGGATTCTTGTGTACCCGCGATGCCCAGTTGGCAGAAGAATGGCGGCGTTTATTAATTCTTACGGAGGGGTTTCCCACCTATGGGGGGTTAGCAGGACGGGATCTGGAGGCGATCGCGGTCGGGCTACACGAGGTTTTAGACGAGAACTATCTGCGGTATCGCATCGCCTCTACCGGATATGTAGCGGAACGGCTTCATCAACTTGGCATTCCTGCGGTTCGCCCTGCGGGAGGACACGCGGTTTATATCGACGCTCGTCGCTTTTTACCCCATATTCAACCGCTGCAATATCCCGGTCAAGCACTGGCAGTTGAGTTGTATTTAGAAGCCGGAATTCGGACAGTGGAAGTGGGCACGGTGATGTTTGGTCGAGATGCTCACACGGGAACTGAACAGCCTGCAAAATGGGATTTGCTGCGGCTGTCGATGCCAAGACGGGTTTATACCCAGTCTCACATGGACTACGTGATTGAGGCGATCGCTCTGGTTTGGCAACGACGGGAACAAATTCGTGGACTCAAAATTGTCAATCAACCTCCCTATTTGCGGCACTTCAGCGCGCAGTTCGAGTGGATTTAA
- the kbl gene encoding glycine C-acetyltransferase, which produces MHTTAPSLFQSMLDEIHQSGLTKVERVLASPQGARIRLQQGQEVINFCANNYLGLANHPEVLAVAQEGIREYGFGLSSVRFICGTQTIHQALEKRIAAFLGTEDAILYTSCFDANSGLFETLLDADCAVISDALNHASIIDGIRLCKAKRYRFAHSNMQELAHALEAANSAKIRLIATDGVFSMDGEIANLKQICDLADRYDALVMVDDSHATGVLGETGRGSIEHCGVMGRVDIITSTLGKALGGASGGFTTGRKGVIDLLRQRSRPYLFSNTLAPAIAYTSIKVLDMLNESHELRSRLMANTHYFRQQMGDREFDIKPGIHPIVPIMLYDAQRAQNMAQDLLDEGIYVIGFSFPVVPQGLARIRVQVSAAHTREQLDQCVEAFVRVGKQSGVI; this is translated from the coding sequence ATGCATACCACCGCTCCTTCCCTATTTCAGTCCATGCTTGATGAGATTCACCAATCTGGTTTGACCAAGGTAGAACGGGTGCTGGCATCTCCCCAGGGAGCTAGGATCAGGCTCCAGCAGGGGCAGGAGGTAATTAATTTTTGCGCTAACAATTACCTCGGACTTGCCAATCATCCAGAGGTGCTGGCGGTTGCCCAGGAAGGAATTCGTGAGTATGGATTTGGTCTGTCTTCAGTGCGGTTTATTTGCGGTACACAAACGATTCATCAAGCACTGGAGAAAAGAATTGCAGCGTTTTTGGGCACAGAAGACGCCATTCTCTATACATCCTGTTTTGATGCCAATAGTGGATTGTTTGAAACCTTGTTAGACGCAGACTGCGCGGTTATCAGTGATGCACTCAACCATGCCAGCATCATTGATGGAATTCGTTTGTGTAAGGCAAAACGCTATCGGTTTGCCCACAGCAATATGCAAGAATTAGCCCATGCCCTTGAAGCCGCTAATTCCGCTAAGATCCGCCTAATTGCGACGGATGGAGTCTTTAGTATGGATGGCGAGATTGCAAACTTGAAGCAAATTTGCGATCTTGCCGACAGATATGATGCCCTGGTAATGGTCGATGATAGCCATGCAACGGGCGTTTTGGGAGAAACGGGACGGGGGTCGATCGAACATTGTGGTGTGATGGGACGGGTGGATATTATTACCAGCACTTTAGGGAAAGCCCTGGGGGGTGCATCCGGTGGCTTTACGACAGGACGCAAGGGGGTAATTGACCTATTGCGGCAGCGATCTCGCCCTTATCTGTTTTCTAATACCCTGGCACCAGCGATCGCTTACACCAGTATCAAAGTTCTGGACATGTTAAACGAAAGCCACGAGTTGCGTAGCCGTTTGATGGCAAACACCCATTACTTTCGGCAACAAATGGGCGATCGGGAGTTTGATATTAAACCGGGTATTCATCCCATCGTGCCAATTATGCTGTACGACGCACAGCGGGCGCAGAACATGGCGCAGGACTTGCTGGATGAGGGCATTTATGTGATTGGGTTTAGCTTTCCGGTGGTGCCGCAAGGTCTAGCCCGGATTCGAGTTCAGGTTTCTGCGGCACACACCCGTGAACAACTCGATCAATGTGTAGAGGCGTTTGTCCGGGTGGGAAAACAGTCTGGGGTAATTTAG